AAGGTCAGTGTTGTTCAGGAAGTCAAAGCTGCCAAGGGCGTTTTCGACCGTCAGGCTCACGCTGGATGAGCGGCTGCGGTTCTGGCCCTGGGAAGCACAAGCATCCAAATAAACACACTCATACACATAAATTCACGCTGACACACAAACACCGGATACAGACGCACATACCAATTGtccattaaaacacacacacacacacacactctgcacTGCCGGCCTTCTGTCTGTATGTTTAATTTTCTCAATTATCTTTAGGTCGGCCTGGTGGGTGGTTGAGGGGGAGACAGCGGGAGGAGCAAAATGTCGGGGCATGGCCCAGCGAGGAAgaaatgggggaggggaggaaGTGCCGTGGAAAACAGGAAATGACACGGAGGGAGAAGGAAatagcaagggggggggggtcgtacAGAGGGGCAGGCTGTAAAAGTTTTCATGCTATCATACGTGTAGCGTGTAGTTGCTCTGTCTGAATTCCTCTGCCTACTGCATTTTCTCCTGTAGTGTTTCTAGCCTCATGCTCTAACTACCCCCCTGTTTGTTTCCATACCCTAAAGTCTGCAAAACACTGTCACCCCTGATATTTAAAAAAGCCCATACTGCTCTTCATCAGCACGGCCGGTTCTGGGAGAGCAGCCCCACGGTCAATGCCTTAAGCACCTGAGCCCGTAGGATTGGACCAGCGGCACCACAGCTGGTCGGGCAGGGTACAGCCAGCAAACTCACCGAGAGTATGTCCTCCAGCTGCTTCAGCTCCTCCTCCAGGCCCTGAAGCTCAGGGAACTGGCCCCTGTAGTCATCCAGGCAGGAGATGACGGTGCTCAGCGCCTCGTCCAGGCTTCTGTCTGCCCCTGGCTTCTGAGCCTCCTGCCCCGGGGGCTGGGCAGAGTGCCTCTTTACACTCTCTTCTGCCGTTTCTGCCCATGCTACCTTCTGCTCGTGGACTGGAGATCCGGTCCGTTCAGAGTCACTGGCAGGGGGCGTACTGAAGTGCGCTTGCTCGCCTGCTTTGGGTGATGCTGGTGAGGAATGCAGACCGCCCACATCTTTCTCCTCTTGCTCCTccacttcctcttcctcaggGGCAGCCGGTGTTCCCTCAGTGCCAAGTGGGAGGGCAGAGGAAGCCCCCGAGGTCACAGGGGATGAGGGCTCGGTGGCGCCTGGCTGTGGGGCATCCCCATCTCTGCTAGCCTCCTCCGTTTCTGTGGGCACGGACTCTCCGACCAGGACGTCACCGATGGAGACGATGGAGGCCTCCTCGGAGGACTCGCCCGAGTCTGGAGGCGGCCTGTCCGTAACTGTGCCGTCCATGCTGTGCTCGCTGATGTGGCTGAGTGAGCGCGAGATGCAGGCGTGGCCGTTGGGTACGGCCTGCTCCCCATCCGGCTGCCCGTCCGCCTCCTCGGCCCGCTCCGCGATGGCATCTGGCCGGCTTGGGGTGGAGGTGGCAGAGTCGCGCGGCGCAAACGTGATCTCGATGGCAGGTGCGGCAGCCTGCAGCTCAGGCTGGACCAAAGTCACATGGGAGTGCCGCATTCCAACAGAGAGCTGCGGGCTGGACGAGTCGTCGGACGACTCTGAGGAGTTGGACCAGGCGGTGCCATTTTCCATCTCCTCTTGCCTTCGCAGCATGTTCTAtgacggggtggggggaggagtcAAAATTAAAGGTAGAAGTGCACATGGATAAACACATGATAACTGGGAGTGGGTGTGGCTACCTGCGACGGACAGGGAGGTTacggaccaatcagctttcttCCCAACAGAAAGCTGCCCAACCAGAGGGGGACAAGCTTGGCTTCCGGcccagaaaacacacagaccCCCTGCTCTGTTTGACGGGCTTCTGTTTAATATAATTTCTGTCTCGCCGGGTCATGCATTCCAGCCCTGATAATAGCACAGATACCAACCATGTTGAGAAGCCGTTAGGATTATCAAACTCCAGCCCCCACAAGGGGGGCTAAAATCAGTTACGTCTGGTGCCGATTTCCATCCCCTGTCCCTCTCTGGAGCAGCTGCAGACCAGGACCGCCGACAGGACAGGGTACTAACTACACACTATGTCGCTCCCAGACTACTGGGCTCCCACTAGCAACACTTACATCCATCTGCATGCGCGTGCACCCGAGTCTCATGGGGGTGACGTCGCTGCACGAGCAGCTGTGAGACAGCCTCTCAGAGAGCGTGTCACGGAACACCTCCAGAAGGGACCAGCGCTGCTTGGGCGGCCCGCTCCTCAGAGCGGTCTTCGTgtgagggggcgggggcgggggcggatGGAGGTCGAGAGAATGACAATGAGAATGGAGAATGACGGCTAGTCTATCAGGCCAGGAGTGGGCTGCGGCTACGGCTACTCGCTACGTTAAGGCCACCTCTGGCTCATCGGCACAAACGCAATGGCACAGGGGAAGCTGGAACAGAGACGTCAGGTGGCAAGTTAAAGAAGACAAGAGACATTATTCCAGAAACTCAATGGATGACTCCTTTTAAGGAGAGACGGATCAAAGCGGAGCTACCAAATACCACCAAATACCACCAAATTTACAGGTGAATATCAGCTAATGTAACTATTATTGTCTGCAACTCTACACTGCCCAGACTCCCTAGGCCAGCGCTTCTCAACCTATTCTTTGAAGTCCCcaggacagtccacatttttgctccctcccaggtcccagCACAcatgtaccaggtattcagtgttcgtGATTGActgggagcttggagggagcaaaaatgtggactgtctggggatccctgaggactgggttgagaaaccctgcccTAGGATATCAATCGAATGACCTATGATACTGTGACCTTTGACCATATAATGAAGTCTGACAGTTATCCACTGCTAACAGAGACTGTAGCGTAAGGGGTGTTAGGTGGTTGTGCGGCGTGGTGCACAGTGCAGGGGACACTCACATAGAAGGCCTGCTCTCGCAGTGAGGGTGTGTCCGGGGGACTCTGGTTATAGGTAGAGAAGCGCTTGTTGACTGACGGAGCTTTATTCACCGTGCTGACTGTGGAGCTCTGGTCATCTTTGTCGAAGGGACTAAGGGAGGACAGCAAGAGAGAAGGCGAATGTAAATCTAAGCACACACCCATGTGCAATATTTGCAGCAATAACTCCGCTGAATTTCTCTGCCATTTGGAGTACATCAGATTCTCCTTTTCTCCTGCTACCTTTATTAGGTGCCATTCATCAAGCCCTCCAGGCAGAAGCGTTTCGCTTCCAGGCTCTGAAGTGCCCTACACGGAGAATTCAGACCCCAGGACATACACATGCTTGGCTGTATCAGACACAAACACGCGTAACTATGACAGCAAGTTAATAAATACGGGAAAACAAGCGGTGGAGGCCCTGGAGGATATGCTATAAAAGGTAGAACGCGAGAGAGCTCTTCAGCACACTGTGCATGGGGCCAGGGTGGTCTGCCGCAGACCTTAACGTCTCATTTTAACCAGACCTTTCATGATGGTCAGGACAGATTGAATCAGCACTCTGACGGACAATAAAACATTCAAGGATAGAGCTCATCAAAGACGAAGGAGACATTCcaggtaaaagaaaaaaaaaagtaaattgcCAGAAATTAATATTTCAACACAGGAATTCGAACGGCAAAACAGAAGAGAACAGACGGGACCCCCTTCCCCCAGAAGTGAGGAGAGTTGGCCCCCCAACACACTGTCTGACAAGGGGGCGCTAAACGAGATTTGCCCGTGACACATGAGTCTGCTCACTCACGCCAAGTTGTCATTACAGCGGGGGACATACATGGTGACAGACGGAGAGCCGGTCCCTTCAGTTTCACTGATAAGGCCACACAGCACCACATCTAGGCAGCAACAGGAAATGCACTCAGTAAACACCCATGTAAATATGTTACCCTCTCTGTTAATGAATGACCACACCTCTGAGGCCCGTTCTGCTATGAGCCGAAataaacaccccccaccccacccttcGAGCCCTACCACCCAACCGTTGTCCTGGAAGCAAGCAGGAGACTCTCGAGAGTGTTTCTGACAATAAGACCCTATTCAAATCACCTGACGTAGATTCATTCAGGCCACAGTGACAGCGAGAGCCCTCAGGTGCTGGTGGTGAAGGTCCGTATAGCCAGTACCATAAACCCAAAACCAAGGTTACTCACCCCCACACCAGAACTACAGAACTACAAACACAACCAGTTCCGATGATCTAGGTCATTCAAGCACAGATTCAAGAAATGCCAAAGAAGAGAAGCAGATACCACACAGAACGTGCCGTTTAGTACTGGGGCAAAGAGACCGGTTCCTCAGGTTCTGGGAGGTAAGAGAAATTGGGGTCTGGGAACTCTGATGATGACATAACAATCCCTGCTCAATGCCAGGCACACTACTGACACagaaaaagagggaaaaaagcaCAGAAGGCTAATGTACCGGCTACCAAATCAGGGATAAACGCTTCACATCAAGGCTGACTCACTTCCACACAACTTCCAGACTCAGCTTGATGGTCCCGAGGTCGTTGATGTCGACGGCGACCATCTGGGGCAGAGCAGCAAACAGGTCCTTCGTTTCACATGACACATTTCCCACCACGACGTGATTGGCCAGGCTCTTTAACTCCGTCACCTGGGCAACCGTAGAAAGTGACAGGAGTTAGAAAGACAGCCAGCAAACTTTTTAAGCAGCCCCCCTGTGTCTAGGTGTCCTGTGACTCCCCTGCAAGTCTTCCCAATCCTCTAGGAGATATGTGATGGAATTTATATCTCCCCCTGTCATCTTTCTATAACTCCATCCTGAGAAATCATGAAGTCGTCTCTCTCGGGGAATGGGAGAGGTTTCTGGGTGGTGGAAGTGGGACACCAGCTCACCTTGATCGACAAGAACTCTGTTATAAGGGGCAGAAAGACCATGTCTTCACTGTCCCACACCTGCTTGCCGTTCAGCTCGATCCGGCCCCGCAGTTTCCAGCGCTGCCGCCCGTATTTCATGAAGATCTGTAGAAGTTCCAGAAGGTCGAGTGCATACAGAGACAAGAAAGGTACCTCCACCTTTCTCAAGGGAACAAACGTCAGGGCTCACAGTTTCATTAGCTCTGCTGTTGTGTGATGACCTCTCCCCTTCCAGACGTATTTCCCCCAAAAACCTGACCTCTGATCTTCTAAGCTCCTGGAAGATCAGATACCTAAAATGGCCTGGGCAGCCTAATGAGGTCACAGACTGATGCAATACTCTTCACCGTCAATCACTGGCAGTTGAGCAGCAAGAAGTCATTCATAATATCGGCTCAGTTCCTGTTTCTACCCTTCTTGCCCAAACCTAGAAGGCCAACTCAAGTGCGGAAGGGAGACGGCAGGTGAGGGCGAGAACTGACCTCGTACTGGTCTCCGGCACACAGGCGCGCAAAGCCAGCCAGACCTGAGTCACACAGGGGACAAAGGGGGCGTTAAACTTCGAGATGGTCCCCCGTGCGGCGTGACAGGGCGGCAGGAAGACAGAGCTCAGTGTAACAGGGCGACAGGAAGACATAGCTCAGTGTAACAGGGCGGCAGGAAGACAGAGCTCAGTGTAATAGGGCGACAGGAAGACAGAGCTCAGTGTAACAGGGCGGCAGGAAGACAGAGCTCAGTGTAACAGGGCGGCAGGAAGACAGAGCTCAGTGTAACAGGGCGGCAGGAAGACAGAGCTCAGTGTAACAGGGCGGCAGGAAGACAGAGCTCAGTGTAACAGGGCGGCAGGAAGACAGAGCTCAGTGTAACAGGGCGGCAGGAAGACAGAGCTCAGTGTAACAGGGCGGCAGGAAGACAGAGCTCAGTGTAACAGGGCGGCAGGAAGACAGAGCTCAGTGTAACAGGGCGGCAGGAAGACAGAGCTCAGTGTAACAGGGCGGCAGGAAGACAGAGCTCAGTGTAACAGGGCGGCAGGAAGACAGAGCTCAGTGTAACAGGGCGGCAGGAAGACAGAGCTCAGTGTAACAGGGTGGCAGGAAGACAGAGCTCAGTGTAACAGGGTGGCAGGAAGACAGAGCTCAGTGTAACAGGGCGGCAGGAAGAGATCACTACTAAGTGCTGCTGCTTCTTTCAATTAGTCAGTGTCAAGTCAACTGGGCTTTATTGTCATGCCATCCACAGACAGATACACGCTGGCACAAAATGGCGCCCTCCCCAGGAACGTGGTGAGACATACAACAGCACTGACAGAGGGAGGATTTTCacagtacagacactcctctacttacgaactttcaatttatgaactttcagacattaCGTTCATCGGGCTCCCGTTTCTTGTCAgcaacatctttttttttttctgccccaATTCCGCCAAGTGCGACTTGCTTACGCTTACGGCGGCGTAGcttgcgtactcccagcatcctagttctttgtacttgcgtgcACCCTTAAAATGttgttgaataatgacttacgaatatttcaagttacgaacggccgttcggaacgtaactcgttcgtaagtagaggagcgtctacACTGCCAATCAAAGTTATAACCAAAATCAGGTTTTTTGGCTTACGTTATGTGCAGTATACTTACAGTGCAAAAACAAAGGACAGTACAAAAGAAGGGCGGCTGGGCATAAAGGTTTATACACATTTATGTACACAGTGCAGTGTATGTATGTAAACAAGAAACAAGGCAGGAGCAGAATGACAGGATAAACATAGTGATTATCTAACGATAAAtagatgaataataataataatattttacacaCCCTTCATCTTGACGTGGAACTCCCCCAGCTGGCTTTCCAGCTCATTCTCCATCAGGCACATGTTCTGTAGggcagagggacagagagaccaTAAGAGGGGCAGCTCACCAGTCACCAATGCCCCCAGTCCGCCAGAGGGGGCGCCCTCACCTCTGTATATTCCTTATAGCCTTTGCTGGCCTCCGACAGGCTCTCGCGGGCCTCACGGCTCCCAGAGGAGGCAGTGTAGGCCTTCACCATCTTGCTGGCTCCGTCGCGCAGCCTGCGCCGCATGCAGTAGGCCTCGTACAGCTCGTCGATCTGCGCGGGGCAACAACCGGGTTCTCGGTTAATccagaatccatccatccattcaaccaTGCAAGCATTCAGCTTTAAACCACTACTGCCACTCAGGATTGCAGTGATGTTGAAAGAGAATTTTACATGAACTAGAAAAGATCATGTTTGAGTTTTTGGCATAGAAATGTATGTTGATGTACaccagcaacacacacacacacacacacacacacacacacacaggtttgtaataatgtctttgtggggactctccattcttttctatgtggaaaaccctaatcccaacatgacaacctttacccccacccagccctaaccttaaccataagtaaccaaacaaaatacaagacttttagcatttttacttttttgattgcagtcacagatctttgtgggaacctgagAAATTGTCCCCACATTGTCAAACCATAAATATAAACCTGATCAACTCACACATGCCTCTCCTGTAACCCCGCTACTGGGTTGCCAGCCTTCATTTCTGGATGGGGAATTTCGGGATCTCTTCCCTGATTTCTAAATGCATCTGACTTTCAGAAGAATCACGCCCCATGTATGATAAAGTGCACAGATAAGTGAACAGAACTGAGGGACATGGGGTGATTCTGGGATCATCTGGCAAACTCATCCTGATCCCTTCTTTCAAGCTGAGGCCTGTTTTATCAATATTAATATTCAAATTCATTGAATGGTCTAATTTTGTTCCCTTAGCCTTGAGACAAACAGCAGACCTGGAAAACTGGGGGACTGGCGGCTCACTGTGTGCCTCCCATAAAGGCTCGAGTTGCCCGAGGAGCCTTCAGACCAGTAAGCTGCACTCCAAATGTCCTTCAAACAAGGGGTCACAACAAATCTGGCGTGCCAGgcaggatggggtgggggggattagCCACACCCCCCAGTGGGAGGACACCACCTGAGTCCGGAGGCTCCCGCTCCGCACTCGCGGTCCCGCTTTGGCAAACCCCGCCCCTGGTTACTGTAACCAACAGGGCACCATCGTGGTGTGAGGCATGGGGCAGAGGAAAAATAAACAGGACACGCCTCCTCGGTGCCACACCACAGGAGAAGGATAGATCCCCCATTTTTCCACACCGATCCGTCTCATCTGGAGGTGATTAAGTGCTGGCGGGAGCTCATTACCACCGGAGACACGGCACTGGGTGTAAGGGTCTGCTGCGGGTGCTAATTACTACACTACTACTGACACAGTCAAATagcagttgggggttaagggccgcGCTCAGGGGCCAAATAATGAAATCACTCAGCCAGGCCTGGGATTCGGACCTGCGACCTTCCGACCTGCTgggccacacaccaccccaacAAAGCATCTATTGTTTAGTGTGTATTCTGGGAGGATGAAGGGCCAAAGTTTGCGGTTCAAAATATAAGAGATATTGTGTACACAAAAGCCCCCTGTTCTGAAAGGTCGTCCCCTTTGTCCCCGGAGTTGAGATGCTGAGGTCGTAACACTGTACTGTAGTAAGCAGCCAAATGACGCTTCAGGGAGGTCCTGTGTGCTTTTATAACGCCCTTCAGTTAACCTGCCTGGACTGAGTGTGGGGAAGCCAAAGACGTCAGCCTAGAGCTAAATAGATTCCCACACTAAGGCTTGTATTGTATTTAAAGGGGTCAGGGAATTattttagaacataagaaaagaacataagaaatctacaaacgagaggaggccattcggcccatcaagctcgtttggggagaacttaactaatagctcagagttgttaaaatcttatctagctctgatttgaaggaccccagggttttagcttgcactacatgaACAGGAAGgttattccatactctaactacacgcatTTTAGTCTTTTTCCTCTTTAAAATGACTGAATCATTATAAATCTATAGTCCAAATGCATactgaatatttttaaaaaggcagtTTTTCTGGCTTTGTGAGCTTGAGCATAAACACACGCACATTGTGCGGATAAAAAGAAGGGCCCATCTGCTGGCCACTAGGCCACAGCAAACAGGCCTGTTCTGAGACGCCACCGGGTTGTCATGACAACACGGCCTACAAGCTCCTAGGAGCCAAGGTCTGGTGTGTGTTCTGCTCTCTGTCCTAGTGGTATCAGTACCCACTCGGCCGGGCAGTACCAGCCTCAGAAACGCTTTTGGCACTAACACACGCATTTAACCCTTCGTGCAGGACGCGCTGCTAGGACAGCAGATGTCAGTAAATGCTCACCTTGCTCAGATGGAACTCCAGCCTCCGCATGAACCTCTCGGTCACCTTCACTTGCTGTTggagaaaaacacaaggccGGCTTTTAATCCTACTCTCCTTCTGTTCGGCATTTCTGGTCATCTATATTTATACTTTTTacgcaaaaaaaaatcttaaatgaGAATGTCCTTAATGTGACAGTGGGAGCCATCTGCTATTAGCATGAGCCTCGCTGGGATTAAAAGTCGACCTGCAGAACGGAAGAGGTACATGTGGATCAGAATGGGAGCAGATCTCACCTTGTCCAGCTCGTACAGGAACCCCTGCAAAAGGGATGAGATTATATGAGCTTCAATCCACATAAAAATGTGGGTAAGCTTGGCAGCCACCTTGGGTAGCTGACGGGCACTGACCAGCCTCGAGTTCCTCTTGGACTCCCTCATCTGCCGATTGAGACCCTCCAGCTCTAGCTGATGAACCTGGAGGTAGGACCTGCAGAGAAGCAAACATCAGCCAGGTCGGTGTGCACAGGGGGAAGGGCGCTGGGGTCAGAACGGACAGCCTGgcccggcaccgtggagctGAATGTAAACACATCATTCGGGCATCATAAAAGGATATTCATAGCTGAGGGCGGGCCGCTTGATGTGTTCTTTCTGTGCTGTTATATTTAGATATATTTTCATGAGAAATGGAAACTCCCTCCCTACCTCCCCAAAGACCTGAGAAACTCACTGCAAAACTCTCTTCACTCCCCAGCCGACACTCACTGCAGGCCTCTATACACGTCCCCCCCCCGACATTAACAACAGGCCTCTCTTCAGCACCCACCCCGACACTCATTGCAGGCCTCCATCCCCCCCAACGACACTCACtgcacatcccccccccacgacACTCACTGCAGGCCTGTCTACAGCACCCCCCCCGACACTCATTGCAGGCCTCTATACACGCCCCCCCCGACACTCATTGCAGGCCTCTATACACGCCCCCCCCGACACTCAGTGCAGGCCTCTatacacgccccccccccccccgacactcAGTGCAGGCCTCTATACACGCCCCCCCGACACTCACTGCAGCCCTCTatacacgcccccccccccccccaatactcaCTGCAGGCCTCTCTTCAGTGCCTCGTAGACCTCATCTAGCCGCTCAGGCTGTGGGACCTTGGGGGGCGGAGACTTGGTGGATAGTGTGAACATCCTGCTTCCTCGCGATGGCGTCTTCCTCACGCACCCCGGGGTGCTGAACACAGAGAGATTtctgaagtgggggggggggggggtaaaccCAGAAGAAAGTCAGTTTGGCTAAGTCACCTAGGTGACAGAAACCCCCCATACCTTCATCATCCAGGGGACAGAGACCCTCCATTCCCTCATCATCCAGGTGACAGAGACCCCCCATTCCCTCATCATCCAGGGGACAGAGACCCCCATTCCCTCATCATCCAGGTGACAGAGACCCCCCATTCCCTCATCACC
The Paramormyrops kingsleyae isolate MSU_618 chromosome 13, PKINGS_0.4, whole genome shotgun sequence DNA segment above includes these coding regions:
- the ripor1 gene encoding rho family-interacting cell polarization regulator 1 isoform X5, whose amino-acid sequence is MYSGYGGSPSRAVSTMSLTMRPTRRLLNRSISRSQSFAGVNTQDKPYRNLSVFSTPGCVRKTPSRGSRMFTLSTKSPPPKVPQPERLDEVYEALKRGLQSYLQVHQLELEGLNRQMRESKRNSRLGFLYELDKQVKVTERFMRRLEFHLSKIDELYEAYCMRRRLRDGASKMVKAYTASSGSREARESLSEASKGYKEYTENMCLMENELESQLGEFHVKMKGLAGFARLCAGDQYEIFMKYGRQRWKLRGRIELNGKQVWDSEDMVFLPLITEFLSIKVTELKSLANHVVVGNVSCETKDLFAALPQMVAVDINDLGTIKLSLEVVWNPFDKDDQSSTVSTVNKAPSVNKRFSTYNQSPPDTPSLREQAFYNMLRRQEEMENGTAWSNSSESSDDSSSPQLSVGMRHSHVTLVQPELQAAAPAIEITFAPRDSATSTPSRPDAIAERAEEADGQPDGEQAVPNGHACISRSLSHISEHSMDGTVTDRPPPDSGESSEEASIVSIGDVLVGESVPTETEEASRDGDAPQPGATEPSSPVTSGASSALPLGTEGTPAAPEEEEVEEQEEKDVGGLHSSPASPKAGEQAHFSTPPASDSERTGSPVHEQKVAWAETAEESVKRHSAQPPGQEAQKPGADRSLDEALSTVISCLDDYRGQFPELQGLEEELKQLEDILSGQNRSRSSSVSLTVENALGSFDFLNNTDLDDEEDNVEEERARNHTDGSDTHAGKSTGDDGGCDRRCWESPSSPMSSGFEALDQALLVHLRNCSVQLLRLGTFGPLRCGEMYALDFLLRETRVLELIRRVVEDSYGPYAEPEQVVPQIQNCEGALSLWKRCIERARVYSTSVENFLKALACNYTGQLPERSRAISDEVFLRLAERIQERKLPRRGAGGAREVLTVFQFWKYLDTEGLSSLQAHIVELAEEVWLVHSLQSGDQDTLLKVLKRLTDSSVKREVLHAVSRLLVDPRGKVCSTASSLLRGLAEHPLQRERALVSCLELLEDEILETRVAGCKALASLKAKESIDQLVYLCRTDKEEVRDAAKQALLVLGDEGRLAHRHVEDNEDGIPRLFAPGSMASTAF
- the ripor1 gene encoding rho family-interacting cell polarization regulator 1 isoform X4 — translated: MCMSSRPDLAALVPVELRGRPQFSISGSPSRAVSTMSLTMRPTRRLLNRSISRSQSFAGVNTQDKPYRNLSVFSTPGCVRKTPSRGSRMFTLSTKSPPPKVPQPERLDEVYEALKRGLQSYLQVHQLELEGLNRQMRESKRNSRLGFLYELDKQVKVTERFMRRLEFHLSKIDELYEAYCMRRRLRDGASKMVKAYTASSGSREARESLSEASKGYKEYTENMCLMENELESQLGEFHVKMKGLAGFARLCAGDQYEIFMKYGRQRWKLRGRIELNGKQVWDSEDMVFLPLITEFLSIKVTELKSLANHVVVGNVSCETKDLFAALPQMVAVDINDLGTIKLSLEVVWNPFDKDDQSSTVSTVNKAPSVNKRFSTYNQSPPDTPSLREQAFYNMLRRQEEMENGTAWSNSSESSDDSSSPQLSVGMRHSHVTLVQPELQAAAPAIEITFAPRDSATSTPSRPDAIAERAEEADGQPDGEQAVPNGHACISRSLSHISEHSMDGTVTDRPPPDSGESSEEASIVSIGDVLVGESVPTETEEASRDGDAPQPGATEPSSPVTSGASSALPLGTEGTPAAPEEEEVEEQEEKDVGGLHSSPASPKAGEQAHFSTPPASDSERTGSPVHEQKVAWAETAEESVKRHSAQPPGQEAQKPGADRSLDEALSTVISCLDDYRGQFPELQGLEEELKQLEDILSGQNRSRSSSVSLTVENALGSFDFLNNTDLDDEEDNVEEERARNHTDGSDTHAGKSTGDDGGCDRRCWESPSSPMSSGFEALDQALLVHLRNCSVQLLRLGTFGPLRCGEMYALDFLLRETRVLELIRRVVEDSYGPYAEPEQVVPQIQNCEGALSLWKRCIERARVYSTSVENFLKALACNYTGQLPERSRAISDEVFLRLAERIQERKLPRRGAGGAREVLTVFQFWKYLDTEGLSSLQAHIVELAEEVWLVHSLQSGDQDTLLKVLKRLTDSSVKREVLHAVSRLLVDPRGKVCSTASSLLRGLAEHPLQRERALVSCLELLEDEILETRVAGCKALASLKAKESIDQLVYLCRTDKEEVRDAAKQALLVLGDEGRLAHRHVEDNEDGIPRLFAPGSMASTAF
- the ripor1 gene encoding rho family-interacting cell polarization regulator 1 isoform X3 — its product is MSLTMRPTRRLLNRSISRSQSFAGVNTQDKPYRNLSVFSTPGCVRKTPSRGSRMFTLSTKSPPPKVPQPERLDEVYEALKRGLQSYLQVHQLELEGLNRQMRESKRNSRLGFLYELDKQVKVTERFMRRLEFHLSKIDELYEAYCMRRRLRDGASKMVKAYTASSGSREARESLSEASKGYKEYTENMCLMENELESQLGEFHVKMKGLAGFARLCAGDQYEIFMKYGRQRWKLRGRIELNGKQVWDSEDMVFLPLITEFLSIKVTELKSLANHVVVGNVSCETKDLFAALPQMVAVDINDLGTIKLSLEVVWNPFDKDDQSSTVSTVNKAPSVNKRFSTYNQSPPDTPSLREQAFYTALRSGPPKQRWSLLEVFRDTLSERLSHSCSCSDVTPMRLGCTRMQMDNMLRRQEEMENGTAWSNSSESSDDSSSPQLSVGMRHSHVTLVQPELQAAAPAIEITFAPRDSATSTPSRPDAIAERAEEADGQPDGEQAVPNGHACISRSLSHISEHSMDGTVTDRPPPDSGESSEEASIVSIGDVLVGESVPTETEEASRDGDAPQPGATEPSSPVTSGASSALPLGTEGTPAAPEEEEVEEQEEKDVGGLHSSPASPKAGEQAHFSTPPASDSERTGSPVHEQKVAWAETAEESVKRHSAQPPGQEAQKPGADRSLDEALSTVISCLDDYRGQFPELQGLEEELKQLEDILSGQNRSRSSSVSLTVENALGSFDFLNNTDLDDEEDNVEEERARNHTDGSDTHAGKSTGDDGGCDRRCWESPSSPMSSGFEALDQALLVHLRNCSVQLLRLGTFGPLRCGEMYALDFLLRETRVLELIRRVVEDSYGPYAEPEQVVPQIQNCEGALSLWKRCIERARVYSTSVENFLKALACNYTGQLPERSRAISDEVFLRLAERIQERKLPRRGAGGAREVLTVFQFWKYLDTEGLSSLQAHIVELAEEVWLVHSLQSGDQDTLLKVLKRLTDSSVKREVLHAVSRLLVDPRGKVCSTASSLLRGLAEHPLQRERALVSCLELLEDEILETRVAGCKALASLKAKESIDQLVYLCRTDKEEVRDAAKQALLVLGDEGRLAHRHVEDNEDGIPRLFAPGSMASTAF
- the ripor1 gene encoding rho family-interacting cell polarization regulator 1 isoform X1 yields the protein MCMSSRPDLAALVPVELRGRPQFSISGSPSRAVSTMSLTMRPTRRLLNRSISRSQSFAGVNTQDKPYRNLSVFSTPGCVRKTPSRGSRMFTLSTKSPPPKVPQPERLDEVYEALKRGLQSYLQVHQLELEGLNRQMRESKRNSRLGFLYELDKQVKVTERFMRRLEFHLSKIDELYEAYCMRRRLRDGASKMVKAYTASSGSREARESLSEASKGYKEYTENMCLMENELESQLGEFHVKMKGLAGFARLCAGDQYEIFMKYGRQRWKLRGRIELNGKQVWDSEDMVFLPLITEFLSIKVTELKSLANHVVVGNVSCETKDLFAALPQMVAVDINDLGTIKLSLEVVWNPFDKDDQSSTVSTVNKAPSVNKRFSTYNQSPPDTPSLREQAFYTALRSGPPKQRWSLLEVFRDTLSERLSHSCSCSDVTPMRLGCTRMQMDNMLRRQEEMENGTAWSNSSESSDDSSSPQLSVGMRHSHVTLVQPELQAAAPAIEITFAPRDSATSTPSRPDAIAERAEEADGQPDGEQAVPNGHACISRSLSHISEHSMDGTVTDRPPPDSGESSEEASIVSIGDVLVGESVPTETEEASRDGDAPQPGATEPSSPVTSGASSALPLGTEGTPAAPEEEEVEEQEEKDVGGLHSSPASPKAGEQAHFSTPPASDSERTGSPVHEQKVAWAETAEESVKRHSAQPPGQEAQKPGADRSLDEALSTVISCLDDYRGQFPELQGLEEELKQLEDILSGQNRSRSSSVSLTVENALGSFDFLNNTDLDDEEDNVEEERARNHTDGSDTHAGKSTGDDGGCDRRCWESPSSPMSSGFEALDQALLVHLRNCSVQLLRLGTFGPLRCGEMYALDFLLRETRVLELIRRVVEDSYGPYAEPEQVVPQIQNCEGALSLWKRCIERARVYSTSVENFLKALACNYTGQLPERSRAISDEVFLRLAERIQERKLPRRGAGGAREVLTVFQFWKYLDTEGLSSLQAHIVELAEEVWLVHSLQSGDQDTLLKVLKRLTDSSVKREVLHAVSRLLVDPRGKVCSTASSLLRGLAEHPLQRERALVSCLELLEDEILETRVAGCKALASLKAKESIDQLVYLCRTDKEEVRDAAKQALLVLGDEGRLAHRHVEDNEDGIPRLFAPGSMASTAF